Within the Candidatus Rokuibacteriota bacterium genome, the region AGAACGTCATCGAGCGGGCCGTGGTCCTCGGGCCTCGGGACCGGTTGACCGTGGACTCGCTGCCCGAGTCGCTCTCGCTCCCCCGCGCGCCGTCGGGCCTCGATCTCGACCTCCCCCCCGAGGGGCTGAACCTGGAGGCCACCCTCGACCGGCTGGAGAAGAAGCTCCTCCAGCTCGCGCTGGACCGGACCAACGGTGTCCAGACGCACGCCGCCGAGCTGCTCGGGATGACCTTCAGGCAGTTCCGGTACAAGCTGCAGAAACACGCGCTCAGCCGCGGGAAGCCGGCCGACCGGGAGGAGTAACGGACCTGGGACAATCGGAGGGGGACACCCACGCCTTCGGCGTGGGTACCCGGGCCCCCTCCGAGGCCTCCCCCATGAATCGGTTGCGCGGGCGAAGCCCGCGCTCGAAGGGCATTACTCCGACACGGACCTGGGCGCGCCGGGGGGGCGTGCAGGTCCTGGGGCT harbors:
- a CDS encoding sigma-54-dependent Fis family transcriptional regulator, whose product is MDVRLIAASNTDLEAAVADGRLREDLFYRLNVVRIHLPPLRERREDIPLLVTSFLQKFAAQLGREVPALAPDALAMLEQYHWPGNIRELENVIERAVVLGPRDRLTVDSLPESLSLPRAPSGLDLDLPPEGLNLEATLDRLEKKLLQLALDRTNGVQTHAAELLGMTFRQFRYKLQKHALSRGKPADREE